GCTGAACGCGTGCCTTTCCCACCCCCAGGCGAAGGCGATCGCCGACGTGGTGGGCTGTGCAATCGGGACGCGGCGCGAGATCTCCGACGAGGCCGCCATCACGTTCGGTTCGTCGCTCTACAGCGCCATCGCGTTCGGTCACTCCGTCCAGGTCGCGTTCGAGCAGGCGTGTGCGGCGCTGGCCATGGATCATCCCGGGGAAGAGGATTGCCCGGCGATCGTGTCCGCCCCCGACGTCGATCCCGGGGCGCTGATCCTGGTTCCTCCCCCCGGCGCTGAAGAGCCCGAGGACTGGCAGGACGTGGGATGGGTGAGAGCGATGCTCCCTTTTCTGCTCGTGGGGATGGCGGGCGTCTCGGCCGTGAAGATCGCCGAACCGATCTTTCCGCTGGCCTGGCAGCCAGAGTGCGGATGGAGCCTCGGAGATGTGGCCTCGCGCACGCAGCAGGCGGCTCACCCGGCCACGAGAGGTGAAGTGGCGGGGGGCCACTCGAGCTTCGCAGCGGCAATGGCCCTGCGCGCGCAGGGGAAACACGCGGCGGCCCTCCCCCTGTTCCGGCAAGCGGCAGAGGCCGGAGACTCCGCTGCCATGGGCTATCTGGGTGTGGCCCTGCTCAATGGCGACGGAATCCCCGAACCACAAATCGACTCCGGGATCGACTGGATCCAAAAGGCAGCTTACAAGCACGATCCATACGCGATGACGATGTACGCCAAAGTGTGGCGGGAGGGAATGGGGGGAAGACAACAGAGCCTGCGTCGTGCGCTGGAATGGTATGACAAGGCAGTTAGGGCAGAATGGCCGGACGCAATGCTTGAGCTCGCCGACATATATCGTGACCGCGGCTACTACAGGGCCGCCGTCAAGAACTATCGGTATGCGGTGCAGGCGGGGTCCGTGGACGCACTTGTCGGTGCCGGACGCATGTACGCGGACGGTCTGGGAGTGGAGCGATACCCCAGG
The DNA window shown above is from Longimicrobiaceae bacterium and carries:
- a CDS encoding CHAT domain-containing protein → MSNVQVLFFAADPVSATPGAQTLPLALAEDIREIRERVRAADYPDALKFDYRLAARSEDLRQALNETRPKVVHFSGHGTSEGLVLVGRDGAPHLVRAKALRQLFEAFPREIRLVVLNACLSHPQAKAIADVVGCAIGTRREISDEAAITFGSSLYSAIAFGHSVQVAFEQACAALAMDHPGEEDCPAIVSAPDVDPGALILVPPPGAEEPEDWQDVGWVRAMLPFLLVGMAGVSAVKIAEPIFPLAWQPECGWSLGDVASRTQQAAHPATRGEVAGGHSSFAAAMALRAQGKHAAALPLFRQAAEAGDSAAMGYLGVALLNGDGIPEPQIDSGIDWIQKAAYKHDPYAMTMYAKVWREGMGGRQQSLRRALEWYDKAVRAEWPDAMLELADIYRDRGYYRAAVKNYRYAVQAGSVDALVGAGRMYADGLGVERYPREAVCLYSIAAEAKSSAAMYELGRSYQEGSGVRRDLDVAMSWYLQASKGGVPDATDAVGALYLDGLGVKRDSAAAIRWFRRAQREGSLVAAAHLQELGVE